A stretch of Oncorhynchus mykiss isolate Arlee chromosome 26, USDA_OmykA_1.1, whole genome shotgun sequence DNA encodes these proteins:
- the LOC110506940 gene encoding eukaryotic translation initiation factor 3 subunit M, with amino-acid sequence MSVPAFIDITEEDQASELRAYIKAKGAEISEENSEGGLHVDLAQIIEACDVCLKDDDKEVESVMNSIVSLLLILETEKQETLIESLCEKLVKSREGERPSLRMQLLSNLFHGMDETAPVRYTVYCSLIKVATTCNAIAFIPTDLDQVRKWITDWNLNTEKKHTLLRLVYEALVECKKSEAAAKVMVELLGSYTEDNASQARVDAHRCIVRALKDPNTFLLDHLLALKPVRFLEGELLHDLLTIFVSAKLAAYVKFYQSNKDFIDSLGLNHEQNMAKMCLLTFMGMAVEFKEISFGTMQQELQLEEDQVEAFVIDAVRTKMVYCKIDQTQRKVIVSHSTHRTFGKQQWQQLYDSLSSWKGNLATVKTSLQTLSPSA; translated from the exons ATGAGTGTCCCAGCATTTATCGACATAACCGAAGAGGACCAG gccTCAGAGCTCAGGGCCTacatcaaagccaaaggagcAGAGATCTCAGAGGAAAACTCGGAAGGTGGTCTCCATGTGGACCTGGCTCAAATCATCGAGGCCTGTGACGTCTGCCTCAAGGACGACGATAAAG aaGTGGAGAGTGTGATGAACAGCATAGTGTCGCTGCTACTCATCCTGGAGACGGAGAAACAGGAGACCCTGATCGAGAGTCTGTGTGAGAAGCTGGTCAAGtcccgagagggagagaggccttcCCTCAGGATGCAGCT GCTGAGTAACCTGTTCCATGGTATGGATGAGACAGCCCCAGTGAGGTACACAGTCTACTGCAGCCTCATCAAGGTAGCAACCACCTGCAACGCCATCGCTTTCATCCCCACGGACCTCGACCAG GTGCGTAAGTGGATCACAGACTGGAACCTGAACACAGAGAAGAAACACACACTGCTAAGGCTGGTGTACGAGGCCCTGGTCGAATGTAAGAAGAG CGAGGCTGCAGCTAAGGTGATGGTGGAGCTGTTGGGGAGTTACACAGAGGACAACGCCTCACAAGCACGCGTTGATGCCCAcag ATGCATTGTACGAGCCCTGAAagaccccaacaccttcctgttGGACCACCTCCTGGCCCTCAAACCTGTCCGCTTCCTAGAGGGAGAACTCCTCCACGAC CTCCTAACCATCTTTGTGAGTGCAAAGCTAGCTGCCTACGTGAAGTTTTACCAGAGCAACAAAGACTTCATCGATTCCCTCG GTCTTAACCATGAGCAGAACATGGCTAAGATGTGTCTGCTGACGTTCATGGGCATGGCGGTGGAGTTTAAAGAGATCTCCTTTGGCACCATGCAGCAGGAGCTGCAGTTAGAAGAAGACCAAGTAGAAGCCTTCGTCATCGACG CTGTTCGGACTAAGATGGTGTACTGCAAGATTGACCAGACACAGCGAAAGGTTATCGTGAG CCACAGCACACACCGCACCTTCGGCAAGCAGCAGTGGCAGCAGCTCTACGACAGTCTCAGCTCCTGGAAGGGCAATTTGGCAACTGTGAAGACCAGCCTCCAGACCCTGTCCCCCTCTGCCTAa